From the Anaeromyxobacter dehalogenans 2CP-1 genome, the window GTCCACCATCCCTCCGGCGCGGGCGAGAGCGGGTGGTCGGCGCCGTCGACGCGCACCGCCAGGCGCTCCGCGCGCGGCGCCCAGGCGCGGAACCGGACGCCTCCGGTCGTGATCTCGGGGCCGTGTGCCGGACGCGACATGCGAGCAACGTAGCGCCTCCGGGCGCGCGCGGCGCGGGGTCGCCGCGGGGCCGTGTCGCCCGATCGCGGGGCGCAGCGGCGCACGTTTGCGCGCGGTGCGCGCCGGCGCCAGCTTGCAGGTCGGAACGCGAATTCGGGGCTCGACTCTGCGACCTCTCGTGCGCTAGCTTGGCGTCCCCGTTTTCCGCGCTGCAGCTGCGCGTCCCCAGGCCCTTTTTCCGCTCAATCGTAAAAAGGAATTCCTGATGTCCACCTCTCCTGCCGCTCGTCCCACGTCGAACGCGCACCTCCTCGGCTGGGTCGACGAGATGGCGAAGCTCTGCAAGCCCGATCGCGTCTACTGGTGCGACGGCTCCGAGGCCGAGAAGAAGCGGCTGACCGACGACGCCGTCGCCGCCAAGGTCCTCATCCCGCTCGATCAGCAGAAGTGGCCCGGCTGCCACTACCACCACTCGAACTCGAGCGACGTCGCCCGCGTCGAGCACCTCACCTTCATCTGCACGCCGACGAAGGAGCAGGCCGGCCCGACCAACAACTGGATGGAGCCGAAGGAGGCCTACCGGAAGCTCGGCGCCATCTTCGACGGGTCGATGAAGGGCCGCACCATGTACGTGGTGCCGTACGTGATGGGCCCGAGCACCTCACCCTTCGCGAAGGTCGGCATCGAGATCACCGACTCCGTGTACGTGGCCCTGAACATGGGGATCATGGCGCGCATGGGGAAGGTGGCGCTCGACCGCCTCGGCGACTCGGACGAGTTCAACCGCGGCCTGCACTCGGTCGCCGACTGCAACCCCGAGCGCCGCTTCATCTGCCACTTCCCGCAGGACAACACCATCTGGTCGGTGGGCTCCGGCTACGGCGGCAACGCGCTGCTCGGCAAGAAGTGCCTCGCGCTCCGCATCGCCAGCTATCTCGCGAAGAACGAGGGCTGGCTCGCCGAGCACATGCTGATCCTCGAGGCGGAGAGCCCGACCGGCGAGAAGCAGTACGTCGCGGCCGCGTTCCCGTCGGCCTGCGGCAAGACGAACTTCGCCATGATGATCCCGCCCGCCGCGTTCCCGGGCTGGAAGATCCGGACGGTCGGCGACGACATCTCCTGGATGCGGGTGGGCGAGGACGGCCGCCTCTGGGCGGTGAACCCGGAGAACGGCTACTTCGGCGTGGCCCCGGGCACGAACCGGAAGACGAACCCCAACGCGATGGACTCGGTCCGCAAGGACACCATCTTCACCAACGTCGCCCGCACGCCGGACGGCGACATCTGGTGGGAGGGGATGGACCACGAGGCGCCGGCCGAGCTGATCGACTGGAAGGGCCAGCCCTGGAAGAAGGGCTCCACCGAGAAGGCGGCGCACCCGAACAGCCGCTTCACCGCGCCGGCGAAGAACAACCCCGCCATCTCGCCGCTGGTGGACGATCCGAAGGGCGTGCCCATCTCGGCCATCATCTTCGGCGGGCGGCGCTCCACCACGGTCCCGCTGGTGCTCGAGGCGTTCAACTGGACGCACGGCGTGTACCTGGGCTCGACCATGGGCTCGGAGACCACCGCCGCCGCCACCGGCCAGGTCGGCGTGGTCCGCCGCGACCCGATGGCGATGCTGCCGTTCATCGGCTACGACTGCGGGAGCTACCTGCAGCACTGGCTCGACATGCAGTCGCGCATCCCGAACCCGCCCAAGATCTTCCTGGTGAACTGGTTCCGGAAGAGCGCCGAGGGCAAGTTCCTGTGGCCGGGCTACGGCGACAACATGCGCGTGCTGAAGTGGATGCTCGACCGCGCCGCCGGCCGCGCGCCCGCCAAGGAGACGCTGCTCGGGTACACACCGGGTGACTCGGGCCTCGACCTGCACGGCCTCGACGTCTCGAAGGACGCGATCGCGGCCGCGACCCAGATCGACCTCGGCGAGTGGGAGCAGGAGCTGGAGTCGCAGTCCGAGTGGTTCGAGAAGCTCGGCAAGACGCTGCCCCGGCCGCTCGCGCTCCAGCGCGAGCTGCTGCTCGAGCGCGTCCGCGCCGCCCGCAAGGTGAAGTAGCGCGCGCCGCGCGAGACGTTCCGGGGGCCCGGCCGGCGACGGTCGGGCCCCTTCCCGTCGCGCCGGGCGAGCGGGACCGCCGGCCCCGTGTTAAGCGTCCGGGCATGTGCACCCTCGCCGTCGCGCTGCAGGCGGACCGCCGCTGGCCGGTGATCGTGGCCGCCAACCGCGACGAGCGGAACGGGCGCCCGTCGGAGGGCTGGGGCCTGCGCGACGGCGCGACCGGCATCCGCTACGCGGCGCCGCGCGACCTCCTCGCCGGCGGCACCTGGATCGGCCTCTCGGCGCGCGGCG encodes:
- a CDS encoding phosphoenolpyruvate carboxykinase (GTP); amino-acid sequence: MSTSPAARPTSNAHLLGWVDEMAKLCKPDRVYWCDGSEAEKKRLTDDAVAAKVLIPLDQQKWPGCHYHHSNSSDVARVEHLTFICTPTKEQAGPTNNWMEPKEAYRKLGAIFDGSMKGRTMYVVPYVMGPSTSPFAKVGIEITDSVYVALNMGIMARMGKVALDRLGDSDEFNRGLHSVADCNPERRFICHFPQDNTIWSVGSGYGGNALLGKKCLALRIASYLAKNEGWLAEHMLILEAESPTGEKQYVAAAFPSACGKTNFAMMIPPAAFPGWKIRTVGDDISWMRVGEDGRLWAVNPENGYFGVAPGTNRKTNPNAMDSVRKDTIFTNVARTPDGDIWWEGMDHEAPAELIDWKGQPWKKGSTEKAAHPNSRFTAPAKNNPAISPLVDDPKGVPISAIIFGGRRSTTVPLVLEAFNWTHGVYLGSTMGSETTAAATGQVGVVRRDPMAMLPFIGYDCGSYLQHWLDMQSRIPNPPKIFLVNWFRKSAEGKFLWPGYGDNMRVLKWMLDRAAGRAPAKETLLGYTPGDSGLDLHGLDVSKDAIAAATQIDLGEWEQELESQSEWFEKLGKTLPRPLALQRELLLERVRAARKVK